Genomic window (Rossellomorea aquimaris):
GCCCTTATTTTATTCAGCCTTCTTTATTTACCATTTTATCTCTTTAGAAAAGGAAGAGTGTAGAGGATTTGTAAATATATGAAACTTTCTTGGGATACCATTCGTCTATTAACATATAAGAAAAGTCAGGTGTAGGAATGATGAGTAATAGTATAATCATGAGTATTATCATTTTGGTTTCTTATGGTCTGGGAAGTATAACGGGTGCTTATTATATAGTGAAAATGTATACCGGTAAAGATGTTAGAAAACTGGGAAGCGGAAATGTCGGAGCAACGAATGCAGGTCGAGCTATAGGGAAAAAAGGTTTTCTTCTGACTTTGCTGATAGATGCCGGGAAAGTGATACTTGCATTAATGATCACGGTTCAACTTGCTGAAGGTGAAAGTTACATTGTTCTCAGTTCTGTATTTGTCATGCTCGGACATTTGTTTCCAATCCAGCTTGGACTTCACGGTGGAAAGGGAGTAGTTGTTTATTTAGCATCTGCATTATTTCTTAATCCACTTACTATTGGGATTTTCGCCATCACTATGGGAATCTCATATATGATTTTGAGAAAATACACCATTGCCGGTTTTCTTTCAATGGCAACCATTCCGATTACGGCATATGTGATTGAGGGTTCATTCACTATTTTTATCGGATTATTGTCACTTTTTGTGACGGTTCTGTTGGTCCATAAACGATAACTGAAGCAATCTGTCGATACATAGGAGGTATGAGAATGGAAAACCTTTCTCTTCAGTATAAAATTGCAAGTGAAGCATATGAGTTTCAACAAATCTATACATTGAATTACCAGACCTTTGTAGAAGAAATACCTCAGCACGAAGGAAATGCAGAACGCAAACTGGTTGATAAGTTCCACGATGAAAATACGTATGTTATTGCTAAAGATGAAGATGAAGTCGTGGGCATGATTGCGGTTCGTGCCAAGCGTCCCTTCTCTTTGGATTTAAAGCTGAAAAATCTTGATGAATATTTGCCGGCTGGTGCCGTTCCTTGTGAAATTCGCTTATTATCTGTAAAAGAAGCATATAGAAGTACGAGGGTTTTTTATCAACTATGTGAGCGTTTAGTATCTTATTGTTTGGAGAAAGGGTATACGATGGCTCTCATTTCAGGAACGGTTCGTCAGCTAAAGTTGTATAAACGAATCGGTTTTCAGCCTTTTGCCGATCTCGTGGGGGAGGAAGGGGCAAGATTTCAGCCAATGTATTTAACCCGTAATAGCTTCGAAAATTCAACAAAAGCTTTTCAGCGATTAATGATTCGCAAAACAGAAAGTTCAGTTCCGCTTTCTTTCCTTCCAGGACCGGTTCCACGTCATGAGAAGGTAGAAAAAGCTTTCAAAGGAGAAGCCGTATCTCATAGAAGTAGTTCGTTTATTCATGAAATGGAAGAAGTAAGAATCTCATTATGCGAGATGACAAACGCAAACTATGCAGAAGTTGCAGTGGGAACGGGCACCCTATCTAATGACATGGTTGCAGCTCAGCTGAAATGTTTGTCAGGCGGCGGCCTTATTCTCGCAAACGGAGAATTTGGGTACAGGTTGATTGATCATGCAAACAGGTTTGATTTACATTTTCATGTGTTCGAAAAGAGTTGGAATGAAGCAATTTCATTAAGCGAAGTAGAAAGCTTACTCCAGGAAGATCAGGACATAAAATGGCTTTGGACGGTTCATTGTGAAACGTCGACAGGCTACTTGTATGACCTGAACGGGCTACTCTCTTTGTGTAAAAGGTATGGGGTGGAGCTATGCGTCGATGCCTGTAGTTCGGTTGGGACCATTCCAGTGGACTTTAAGGAAGTGTACTTTGCCACAACGGTCAGTGGGAAGGGATTAGGCTCTTATCCCGGTCTCGCCATTATATTTCATCGAGAAAAAATACAGCCCAGCCCATCAATTCCAAGGTATCTGGATATGGGAATGTACGATGGGAATGAAAGCATCCCATATACCCACTCATCTAATCTAGTAAGGGCGCTAAAAGAGGCACTGCATTTTATAGGGTATGAAAATCAAGAAAAAATTGCTCTGAGAGTAAGGTGTGTGTTAACTCAAGGAGGATTTCATATACTAGGCGATGAAAACTATTCTCCAGGAGTGATTACAATTGTACTGGAGAGGGAACAGTGTAGTAGACAGTTTGGTGATGTTTGTAAAGAGAAAGGAATTTTATTAAGCTACGAAAGTGATTATTTAGTAAAAAGAAATTGGGTGCAGGTAGCACTTATGGGAAGACAAAACGAACGAAAGGTTTTGGAAGCAATGAAAATACTCAACAAAGAATTTCAAAGCAATGTCGATTCAAGGGTTGGGAAATGAGTAAGATATCCCGTTTTATATCTCGCTTTAAGACATACAAATTGATTGGGTTTGCACTCGTAACCTTATGGTTAAAGACCGTGTTAGTTTCTTTTATTGGGTTTAATTTACGTATCGAATCCTTCTTGGACTTATTACTCATCATATTCAACCCTCTTGGTTCGCTAATGCTATTAATTGGATTCGGTTTTTACTTCTCAAAGAAGATAAAACCAGTTGTTGTCGTCCTTGTTATGGGGATTGCAACCGGGCTTTTATACGGTGATCTATTATATTTTCGATTTTACTCTGATTTTGTTACCGTTCCGATTTTATTTCAGTTTAAAAATGTGGGGGGGATTGGACCAAGTACCTTTGAACTAATGAGTCCCTGGGATCTCCTATTAATTGTAGATTTCCTTCTGGTCGGGTGGTTATTAAAGAGGAAGTGGACGGCTACCTCTTCCATTAAGGTTTCAAGGAGGTGGAAGCTTTCATATATCGGGCTGAGTCTAGTGTTACTACTCGTAACAGTTGGATTAGGGCTGGTGAAATCTCCATATTTATTTGCTGAATCATATGACAGAGAGCAAATGGTCAAATCTGTGGGTCCATACAATTATCACCTGTATGATATCGGTGTTGAATCTACGGTACCTTTCACCAAGATACTTGCCAGTAAATCAGACACAGAAGCTTCCATTAAATATACACAATCCAAGAAACATAACAACTCAGATTTGTTCGGTGTTGCCGAAGGGAAAAATGTTGTATTGATCAGTATGGAATCCACCCAAAATTTTGTCATCAACCAAAAAGTCGGCGGAGAAGAAATCACACCTTTTTTAAATTCTTTAATCAAGGATAGTTTTTATTTTAATCAAATTTATGATCAGACAGCTCAAGGGAAAACCTCAGATTCTGAATTCATGATCGATACAGGGTTATATCCACTGGCAAGCGGTTCAGCATTTGTTCGCAAACCGGATAATCGTTTTAAAAGCATGCCCCATATTTTAGAAAAGAAAGAAGATTATTATGCGGCAGTTTTCCATGGCAATGATCGCACTTTTTGGAATCGTGAAATAATGTACGAATCGTTAGGCTACGATCGCTATTTTTCGAAGAGAGATTTCAAGGTAACGGAAGAAAACTCTGTTAACTACGGATTAAAGGATATTCCATTCTTTGAACAATCTATTTCTTATCTTGAGAAATTACCTCAACCGTTTTACACACGTTTCATTACGCTGACCAATCACTTTCCATTTTTATTAGAAGAAGAGGATAAACTTATTCCAGAGGCTTCAACAAATGAAGATGTCGTGAACCGTTACGTAACAACCGTACGTTATGAGGACGAAGCGATTAAATCATTGTTTGACAGGCTTAAAAAAAACGGAATGTATAAAAATACGATTTTTGTACTATATGGAGACCATTATGGCATCTCCGAAAAATATGAAAATGGAGTGTTCGAGCTTTTAGGGCAGGAAGACACACCGGTGAATCATGTGAAACTTCAACAAGTTCCACTCATTATCCATGTACCTGGTGAAGATGGAAAAACAATCAAAACGATAGGGGGGGAAATCGATATTCGCCCAACCATTCTCCACTTATTAGGGATTAAAACGAAGGATAATCTTTCATTTGGACATAATCTGTTCACTCGAAAAGAAGACCATCCTGTCATTTTCAGGGATGGAGACTTTGTAACTGAAAAGTACGTCTTTAAAGACAATGTATGCTATGATAAGAGTAGTGAAACATCAACTGCTGAATCACTATGCGAGCCGTTTAAAGAAACAGTAAGAAAAGAGTTAGGCATGTCTGATGATATTATTTATGGAGATTTGTTGAGGTTTTTAGATTAGGAGAATAAAACCCGGCTCTACTTTAGAGTCGGGTTTTGTATTGTACATTTAATTATCAATAATATTATTATGTCAACTTTAATCATTCCTTAATCATCAAGATTTCCTAAAAGGCCCTTTTCAGAATTTATTTCGTAGAATCTTCCATTAAAGCCAATCACTCCTATACTCAATATACGGTCCGGGTCATTTAAGCTTATATAGTGTCTAGTTATACGTAATGTAAATAGTCCAGGAGAATAGGCTCCATTTCCATTGGCAAGCTTAAGTCTCTCTGTAATGTTCCCCTTACCATTTTCCATTTCAATGATAAAGCAGTCTTTATTGCAGTCAATATTGTATTCTTCTTGCAGCCAAAGGGTAAAATCTTTTTCTGTCGGCTTATTGAGAATCGTTATGATGAAAAATGTTACGATTAGACCTATTAAAAATAGGAAAGTCCATCTTTTGCTCATTGTATTTAGCCTCCCACCAGATTATAGATACCTGGAAAATCTTGATAAATTAAGTGTATCATAGATTATGTTAGATGAGATATTCCAAGAAAAAAGCTCAGGATAAAATCTCCTAAGCTTTTAGTGATGATTATTGTTTGGTTGTAAGCGGCAGACGAATTTTAACGACAGTACCCTTATTCAACTCACTTTCGTATTCAATCATTCCATCCATTTCACGGATGATTTTATTCGTCACCATGCTCCCTAGGCCCGTGCCCTTTGTTTTCGTGGTGTAAAAGGGTAAACCGATCTTTTTCAACTCATCCCCAGTCATTCCTTTTCCAGTATCTGAAATATTGATTACCACATTATCCTTGGTAGAGTCTTCTTTTATAAAGATGGTGATTTCCCCATGTTCCTCAATTGATTCAATTCCGTTCTTTATGACGTTCATAATCGCTTGCTTCATATGATGCTCATCACCCTTAATATAATGGGTGCCAATTTGGTGGAATAGTATCGATGTATTTGAATAGGAGGCAAATGGTCTTAGTAAGTCGACACAGTCTTGAAGCACTCTTTCCAGGTTGAGTGTAGACAGCTGAAATTCACTTGGTCTTGCTACGCTAAGGTAGTCTGTGATGATTTTATTCGTACGATCTAATTCATTCAGAATAAGAGGGGAGTACTTTTTAAACTGTTCATCCTCAGTATCCTCGCTTAGATGCTGTATGAATCCTCTAACGGTTGCTAGGGGATTGCGAATCTCATGGGCAATAGAAGCTGCCATCTGTCCCACCATATTCAATTTATCGAGATACACCATTTCTTCGATCTGTTTGTTCGTTCGAATCAAATGTTCAACAATGAACACAAGAGCAACAAATGTAAAATAGAAAACAGTGAAATAAATGAAATAAAACGTCAAATGAAGAATAGGAATATAGCTATTTATAATTGTGATGTAAAACAATGAATGAATCAGGAAGATGATTGTACTTCCCAGTAATTTATATTGTGTCTTTAATAACATCTTACGAAAAAGAATGCCAATTAGAAACGCCAGCACGGAGACCGTTATTCCAACCATTACATATGGACCACCTATTAAATGGCGGAAGATGATCACGCATCCTAAAACGATCGATCCTGATAATAATCCGGCGTAGATTGTCGCAATTAAAATGGCGATCATGCGTAAATCAAAATGAGTTTCCCCAAGGGTTTCAATCGGATAAAGCATACATAATAAAGCCCCAAAGGATGCGATAAGACCATAAGTGATTTTATGTTTATAATGTGGAACTTGTTTTTCTTTAAATGGAAATAATACGTTAGCATTATACGTAAATGAAAACAAAATTGTAATATTGACCAACAAAGTTTTGATTAATGTAATCAAAGAAAAGCCTCCAAAACCTAATTTACCTGGAAACAGAAAACAGTTCCAGCCTATCCAAAAATATGAATATACAAGTAATAAAAATACTTCATTTTCCCCTTTGAGTCAAATCTTACAATTAGCTGAGGGACGGACCTTGAAATGATTAATAGAAAATGGCTGGATAACTTGAATAACATGATTAAGACAAGATTTTCGTTGTTCCCGTGAAAGGCGGATGGTGCTCTATTAGAGGTCCGTCCCTCACTTTAAGCAGGTATTTTGAAGGTGATAATAGAATATATAAGTTATACAAGCCGGTTTTTGTGGGCTTTGATGGATTGGTTTGGTGTAGGTGTATGTTACATAGATCATTCTGGTTCCACTGAGATGATTACAGTAGTTGTCGCGGGATGTTTATCTTAGGAGGAGGAATGAAGATGATTGAAGGGCAGGTAATAGATCAATTGCAGCAAGTGAAAATAAAGCATAAGAAAATTCCCCTTAAGGAGGTAGTCAAGAGAGCTTTCCTCATTACCATCGGGGCGATGATTATGGCGGTTGGGCTTGAAATATTCCTAGTCCCTAATCAGGTCATTGATGGAGGAATCGTTGGCGTCTCGATTATGCTCTCCCATATAACAGGCGTTAAGCTTGGTCTTTTCATCTTTATTCTCAACATCCCCTTTTTCTTCATCGGATATAAACAAATCGGAAAAACCTTCGCATTCTCTACACTATACGGAATTATCATACTATCGATTTCAACAACATTCCTTCATCCGGTAGCTGCCTTCACACAAGATATTCTGCTGGCTTCTTTATTCGGCGGGATCGTTCTGGGAATAGGGGTGGGTATGGTCATTCGTTACGGCGGTTCTCTTGATGGAACGGAAATCCTTGCTATCTTATCAAGTAAAAAGCTGCCCTTCTCAGTAGGTGAAATCATCATGTTTGTCAATCTGTTCATTTTGGCTTCCGCCGGA
Coding sequences:
- a CDS encoding glycerol-3-phosphate acyltransferase, which encodes MSNSIIMSIIILVSYGLGSITGAYYIVKMYTGKDVRKLGSGNVGATNAGRAIGKKGFLLTLLIDAGKVILALMITVQLAEGESYIVLSSVFVMLGHLFPIQLGLHGGKGVVVYLASALFLNPLTIGIFAITMGISYMILRKYTIAGFLSMATIPITAYVIEGSFTIFIGLLSLFVTVLLVHKR
- a CDS encoding aminotransferase class V-fold PLP-dependent enzyme; this encodes MENLSLQYKIASEAYEFQQIYTLNYQTFVEEIPQHEGNAERKLVDKFHDENTYVIAKDEDEVVGMIAVRAKRPFSLDLKLKNLDEYLPAGAVPCEIRLLSVKEAYRSTRVFYQLCERLVSYCLEKGYTMALISGTVRQLKLYKRIGFQPFADLVGEEGARFQPMYLTRNSFENSTKAFQRLMIRKTESSVPLSFLPGPVPRHEKVEKAFKGEAVSHRSSSFIHEMEEVRISLCEMTNANYAEVAVGTGTLSNDMVAAQLKCLSGGGLILANGEFGYRLIDHANRFDLHFHVFEKSWNEAISLSEVESLLQEDQDIKWLWTVHCETSTGYLYDLNGLLSLCKRYGVELCVDACSSVGTIPVDFKEVYFATTVSGKGLGSYPGLAIIFHREKIQPSPSIPRYLDMGMYDGNESIPYTHSSNLVRALKEALHFIGYENQEKIALRVRCVLTQGGFHILGDENYSPGVITIVLEREQCSRQFGDVCKEKGILLSYESDYLVKRNWVQVALMGRQNERKVLEAMKILNKEFQSNVDSRVGK
- a CDS encoding LTA synthase family protein, whose product is MSKISRFISRFKTYKLIGFALVTLWLKTVLVSFIGFNLRIESFLDLLLIIFNPLGSLMLLIGFGFYFSKKIKPVVVVLVMGIATGLLYGDLLYFRFYSDFVTVPILFQFKNVGGIGPSTFELMSPWDLLLIVDFLLVGWLLKRKWTATSSIKVSRRWKLSYIGLSLVLLLVTVGLGLVKSPYLFAESYDREQMVKSVGPYNYHLYDIGVESTVPFTKILASKSDTEASIKYTQSKKHNNSDLFGVAEGKNVVLISMESTQNFVINQKVGGEEITPFLNSLIKDSFYFNQIYDQTAQGKTSDSEFMIDTGLYPLASGSAFVRKPDNRFKSMPHILEKKEDYYAAVFHGNDRTFWNREIMYESLGYDRYFSKRDFKVTEENSVNYGLKDIPFFEQSISYLEKLPQPFYTRFITLTNHFPFLLEEEDKLIPEASTNEDVVNRYVTTVRYEDEAIKSLFDRLKKNGMYKNTIFVLYGDHYGISEKYENGVFELLGQEDTPVNHVKLQQVPLIIHVPGEDGKTIKTIGGEIDIRPTILHLLGIKTKDNLSFGHNLFTRKEDHPVIFRDGDFVTEKYVFKDNVCYDKSSETSTAESLCEPFKETVRKELGMSDDIIYGDLLRFLD
- a CDS encoding ATP-binding protein; translation: MITLIKTLLVNITILFSFTYNANVLFPFKEKQVPHYKHKITYGLIASFGALLCMLYPIETLGETHFDLRMIAILIATIYAGLLSGSIVLGCVIIFRHLIGGPYVMVGITVSVLAFLIGILFRKMLLKTQYKLLGSTIIFLIHSLFYITIINSYIPILHLTFYFIYFTVFYFTFVALVFIVEHLIRTNKQIEEMVYLDKLNMVGQMAASIAHEIRNPLATVRGFIQHLSEDTEDEQFKKYSPLILNELDRTNKIITDYLSVARPSEFQLSTLNLERVLQDCVDLLRPFASYSNTSILFHQIGTHYIKGDEHHMKQAIMNVIKNGIESIEEHGEITIFIKEDSTKDNVVINISDTGKGMTGDELKKIGLPFYTTKTKGTGLGSMVTNKIIREMDGMIEYESELNKGTVVKIRLPLTTKQ
- a CDS encoding YitT family protein, producing the protein MIEGQVIDQLQQVKIKHKKIPLKEVVKRAFLITIGAMIMAVGLEIFLVPNQVIDGGIVGVSIMLSHITGVKLGLFIFILNIPFFFIGYKQIGKTFAFSTLYGIIILSISTTFLHPVAAFTQDILLASLFGGIVLGIGVGMVIRYGGSLDGTEILAILSSKKLPFSVGEIIMFVNLFILASAGFVFSWDRAMYSLLAYYVAFKMIDITIKGLDESKSVWIISENYKEIGDALLHRLGRGVTYLKGEGAFSGDDKKVIFCVITRLEEAKLKDIVAEHDPSAFLAIADIAEVRGGRFKKKDIH